The following coding sequences lie in one Pectobacterium sp. A5351 genomic window:
- the pgm gene encoding phosphoglucomutase (alpha-D-glucose-1,6-bisphosphate-dependent): MANHPRAGQPARQSDLINVAQLTSQYYVLRPEVGNTAHAVKFGTSGHRGSAGRHSFNEPHILAIAQAIAEERKKQGISGPCYVGKDTHALSEPAFISVLEVLAANGVDVIVQLDNGFTPTPAVSNAILVHNRQGGALADGIVITPSHNPPEDGGIKYNPPNGGPADTNLTSVIEKRANALLADELRDVKRITLDQAWKSGHVHEQDLVQPYVEGLASVVDMAAIQRAGLKLGVDPLGGSGIAYWQRIAEHYKLDLTLVNDAVDQTFRFMSLDHDGVIRMDCSSEFAMAGLLALRDKFDLAFANDPDYDRHGIVTPSGLMNPNHYLAVAINYLFQHRPQWGQSVAVGKTLVSSAMIDRVVADLGRKLVEVPVGFKWFVDGLYDGSFGFGGEESAGASFLRFDGTPWSTDKDGIILCLLAAEITAVTGKNPQQHYDELAQRFGAPSYNRIQASATHAQKAVLSKLSPEQVSASTLAGDPITARLTAAPGNGASIGGLKVMTENGWFAARPSGTEEAYKIYCESFLGVEHRERIEKEAVEIVSAVLATAK, from the coding sequence ATGGCTAATCACCCAAGGGCCGGACAGCCTGCCCGGCAGAGCGATTTGATTAATGTGGCACAGTTAACGTCACAATATTATGTGCTGCGGCCGGAAGTCGGCAACACAGCGCATGCGGTGAAATTTGGTACGTCTGGCCATCGCGGCAGCGCGGGGCGCCATAGCTTTAATGAACCGCATATTCTGGCGATTGCGCAGGCGATTGCTGAAGAGCGTAAAAAGCAAGGCATTAGCGGTCCGTGCTACGTCGGTAAAGATACTCACGCGCTCTCCGAACCTGCGTTTATCTCTGTGCTTGAGGTGCTGGCTGCCAATGGCGTAGATGTGATCGTACAGTTGGATAATGGTTTTACCCCAACGCCTGCGGTGTCTAACGCCATTCTGGTTCACAATCGTCAGGGCGGCGCGCTGGCGGACGGTATTGTGATCACGCCGTCCCACAACCCGCCTGAAGATGGCGGCATTAAATATAACCCACCGAACGGTGGCCCGGCAGATACCAACCTCACCAGCGTGATTGAGAAGCGTGCGAATGCCCTGCTGGCGGATGAACTGCGTGACGTGAAGCGTATTACGCTGGATCAGGCGTGGAAAAGCGGACATGTCCACGAGCAGGATCTGGTTCAGCCGTATGTAGAAGGGCTGGCTAGCGTGGTGGACATGGCGGCTATTCAACGCGCCGGTCTGAAACTGGGCGTCGATCCGCTGGGTGGTTCCGGCATTGCCTACTGGCAGCGTATTGCCGAGCACTACAAGCTGGATCTGACGCTGGTGAACGATGCGGTCGATCAGACGTTCCGCTTTATGTCGCTGGATCACGATGGCGTGATTCGTATGGACTGCTCGTCAGAATTCGCCATGGCTGGGCTGCTAGCGCTGCGTGATAAATTCGATTTGGCGTTTGCCAACGATCCTGATTATGACCGCCACGGTATCGTCACCCCTTCCGGGCTGATGAACCCGAACCACTATCTGGCGGTGGCGATCAACTATCTGTTCCAGCATCGTCCACAGTGGGGACAGTCTGTAGCTGTCGGCAAAACGCTGGTATCCAGTGCGATGATCGACCGTGTAGTGGCCGATTTAGGCCGTAAACTGGTGGAAGTACCGGTTGGCTTCAAATGGTTCGTTGACGGCCTGTATGACGGCAGCTTTGGCTTCGGCGGTGAAGAGAGTGCGGGGGCGTCCTTCCTGCGCTTTGATGGTACGCCGTGGTCGACGGACAAAGACGGGATCATTCTGTGTCTGCTGGCGGCAGAAATTACGGCCGTGACGGGTAAAAACCCACAGCAGCATTATGATGAGCTGGCACAGCGCTTTGGCGCACCGAGCTACAACCGTATTCAGGCTTCTGCGACGCATGCACAGAAAGCTGTGCTGTCCAAGCTGTCGCCTGAGCAGGTATCGGCCAGCACGTTGGCGGGCGATCCGATTACTGCACGCCTGACCGCTGCACCGGGTAACGGAGCATCAATTGGCGGCCTGAAAGTGATGACGGAAAACGGCTGGTTTGCCGCGCGTCCTTCCGGTACCGAAGAAGCTTACAAAATCTACTGTGAAAGTTTCCTCGGGGTGGAACATCGCGAGCGCATCGAGAAAGAAGCGGTAGAGATTGTCAGTGCGGTGCTCGCAACGGCGAAATAA
- the kdpC gene encoding potassium-transporting ATPase subunit KdpC — protein MRYLRSSLFLFLLLLLFTGLAYPLLTTVLAQWLFPTQANGSLIYRENAVVGSSLIGQSFSRAGYFQGRPSATSDTPYNALASGGSNLAASNPALDKLIGERAAYWHQLVGNQQSVPAELLTASGSGLDPQISPEAARYQALYIAQARGLSLQQVQQLIDRFTETSKPAFIGQPTVNVLLLNLALDKEKALP, from the coding sequence ATGCGCTATTTACGTTCCTCTTTGTTTTTATTCTTATTATTGCTGCTGTTTACCGGTCTGGCCTACCCGCTGCTGACAACGGTGTTGGCACAGTGGTTGTTCCCGACACAGGCAAACGGATCGCTGATTTATCGTGAGAATGCCGTCGTCGGTTCATCCCTGATCGGGCAGTCATTCAGTCGTGCTGGCTATTTTCAGGGGCGTCCTTCCGCCACATCAGATACGCCGTATAACGCGCTTGCGTCCGGCGGCAGCAATCTGGCCGCCAGCAATCCCGCGCTGGATAAATTGATCGGTGAACGTGCCGCTTATTGGCATCAGTTGGTTGGCAATCAGCAATCGGTGCCTGCTGAACTGTTGACGGCCTCCGGCAGCGGGCTGGATCCGCAAATATCCCCTGAAGCCGCACGCTATCAGGCGCTGTACATCGCGCAAGCCAGAGGACTGTCGCTCCAGCAGGTACAGCAGTTGATCGATCGCTTTACCGAAACCAGTAAGCCCGCTTTCATTGGGCAGCCAACAGTCAATGTCCTGCTGTTGAACCTGGCGCTGGATAAGGAAAAAGCCCTGCCTTAA
- the kdpB gene encoding potassium-transporting ATPase subunit KdpB, whose protein sequence is MTRHTMNHQATQEPASAQQGEASRHIGKRKPQTLFDRALIRSALKDALKKLDPRVQWRNPVMFVVYLGSMLTTLVWLAILAGKTEGNAMFTGLVSLWLWFTVLFANMAEALAEGRSKAQANALKGVKKTSWANKLSAPHHDASSESVSADSLRKGDIVLVSAGETIPCDGEVLEGGASVDESAITGESAPVIRESGGDFASVTGGTRVLSDWLVIQCSVNPGETFLDRMIAMVEGAQRRKTPNEIALTILLIELTLIFLLVTATLYPFSWFGVQANNSGDVVGVTVLVALLVCLIPTTIGGLLSAIGVAGMSRMLGANVIATSGRAVEAAGDIDVLLLDKTGTITLGNRQASAFLPAPGVTEQALANAARLASLADETPEGRSIVVLAKQRFNLHEQDLTSLDATFVPFTAQTRMSGVNFGQSTIRKGAVDALRRYIEANNGDFPHQVEEAVSNVARSGGTPLVVAEGKRVLGVVELKDIVKSGIKARFAELRSMGIKTVMITGDNPLTAAAIAAEAGVDDFLAEATPETKLALIRQYQAEGRLVAMTGDGTNDAPALAQADVAVAMNSGTQAAKEAGNMVDLDSNPTKLIEVVHIGKQMLMTRGSLTTFSIANDVAKYFAIIPAAFAATYPQLNALNVMQLHSPTSAMLSAVIFNALIIVFLIPLALKGISYRPMSAAAQLSRNLWIYGLGGLLVPFLGIKLIDMLLTGLNLA, encoded by the coding sequence ATGACTCGTCACACGATGAATCATCAGGCAACACAGGAACCGGCCTCTGCCCAGCAGGGCGAGGCATCCCGCCACATTGGCAAACGTAAACCGCAAACGCTGTTTGACAGAGCGTTAATCCGCTCGGCGCTGAAAGATGCGTTGAAGAAACTCGATCCGCGCGTGCAGTGGCGCAATCCGGTCATGTTTGTGGTGTATCTCGGCAGTATGCTGACCACCCTCGTCTGGCTGGCTATTCTGGCCGGTAAAACGGAAGGGAACGCCATGTTTACCGGGCTGGTATCACTCTGGCTGTGGTTTACCGTTTTGTTCGCCAATATGGCCGAAGCGCTGGCGGAAGGTCGCAGCAAAGCGCAGGCAAACGCGCTGAAAGGCGTCAAGAAAACCAGTTGGGCTAACAAGCTCTCCGCACCGCATCACGATGCCAGTTCGGAATCGGTGTCGGCCGATAGCCTGCGTAAAGGCGATATCGTGCTGGTGAGCGCGGGCGAGACCATTCCGTGCGACGGCGAGGTGCTGGAAGGCGGCGCGTCCGTCGATGAAAGTGCCATCACCGGGGAATCCGCACCGGTAATCCGCGAGTCCGGTGGTGATTTCGCCTCCGTCACCGGCGGCACGCGCGTGCTGTCCGACTGGCTGGTGATTCAGTGCAGCGTCAATCCCGGCGAAACCTTCCTCGACCGGATGATTGCCATGGTTGAAGGGGCGCAGCGCCGGAAAACCCCGAACGAAATTGCACTCACCATTCTGCTTATCGAGCTTACACTCATCTTCCTGCTGGTGACCGCCACGCTCTATCCATTTTCCTGGTTCGGCGTACAGGCGAATAACAGCGGTGATGTCGTCGGTGTGACCGTGCTTGTCGCCCTGCTGGTCTGCCTGATCCCGACCACCATCGGCGGCCTGCTGTCAGCGATCGGCGTAGCGGGGATGAGCCGGATGTTGGGAGCTAACGTGATCGCTACCAGCGGGCGTGCCGTCGAAGCAGCGGGCGATATTGACGTTCTGCTGCTGGATAAAACGGGCACCATTACGCTAGGCAACCGTCAGGCATCCGCTTTCCTGCCCGCGCCGGGCGTGACCGAACAGGCGCTGGCTAACGCCGCGCGTCTCGCCTCTTTAGCCGATGAAACGCCAGAAGGCCGCAGCATCGTGGTGCTGGCAAAGCAACGTTTTAACCTGCATGAGCAGGACTTAACGTCGCTGGACGCCACCTTTGTTCCCTTTACCGCTCAGACGCGCATGAGTGGCGTCAATTTTGGGCAGAGCACCATCCGTAAAGGTGCCGTCGATGCCCTGCGTCGCTACATTGAAGCAAACAATGGCGATTTCCCACATCAGGTCGAAGAAGCGGTGTCCAACGTTGCACGCAGCGGGGGCACACCGCTGGTGGTTGCAGAAGGTAAACGCGTTCTTGGCGTGGTGGAGCTGAAAGATATCGTGAAAAGCGGCATCAAGGCGCGCTTTGCCGAACTGCGCAGTATGGGGATCAAAACCGTGATGATTACCGGCGACAACCCGCTCACCGCCGCAGCAATTGCCGCAGAAGCCGGCGTCGATGATTTTCTGGCAGAAGCGACACCGGAAACCAAGCTGGCGCTGATTCGCCAGTATCAGGCCGAAGGGCGATTGGTGGCGATGACCGGTGACGGCACGAACGATGCTCCCGCGCTGGCGCAGGCCGATGTCGCGGTGGCGATGAACTCCGGCACGCAGGCAGCAAAAGAAGCAGGCAACATGGTCGATCTGGATTCCAACCCGACCAAGCTGATCGAAGTGGTGCATATCGGCAAACAGATGCTGATGACGCGCGGCTCGCTGACCACGTTCAGTATCGCCAACGACGTGGCGAAATATTTCGCCATTATCCCGGCTGCCTTTGCTGCCACCTATCCGCAGCTCAATGCGCTAAACGTGATGCAACTGCATTCTCCCACGTCAGCCATGTTGTCAGCGGTGATCTTCAATGCGCTGATTATCGTGTTTCTGATCCCGCTGGCGCTCAAAGGGATTAGCTATCGACCCATGAGTGCAGCGGCACAGTTAAGTCGCAATTTGTGGATTTATGGTCTTGGCGGGCTGCTGGTACCGTTCCTCGGTATCAAGCTGATTGATATGTTGCTGACCGGGCTGAATCTGGCTTAG
- the seqA gene encoding replication initiation negative regulator SeqA, whose translation MKTIEVDEELYRYIASHTQHIGESASDILRRMLKFTAGQTVTTPAVETVATTATSQPAAAPSPRDRVRTLRELLLSDEYAEQNKAINRFMLVLSTLYTLSPQEFAAATESLHGRTRVYFAGDQQTLLQHGTHTKPKHIPGTPYWVITNTNTGRKRSMVEHIMLTMQFPAELTEKVCGTI comes from the coding sequence ATGAAAACTATTGAAGTCGACGAAGAGCTTTATCGCTATATTGCCAGCCACACACAACATATTGGTGAAAGCGCATCGGATATTTTACGGCGCATGCTGAAATTTACTGCTGGGCAGACTGTTACTACGCCAGCGGTAGAGACTGTTGCGACAACGGCAACGTCTCAGCCTGCCGCTGCGCCGAGCCCGCGCGATCGGGTTCGCACCCTGCGTGAGCTGCTGCTGTCGGATGAATACGCTGAACAGAATAAGGCCATCAACCGCTTTATGCTGGTTCTGTCCACGTTGTATACCTTATCGCCGCAGGAGTTTGCTGCCGCGACAGAATCTCTTCATGGCCGCACGCGGGTCTATTTCGCGGGCGACCAGCAAACATTGCTTCAGCATGGCACACACACAAAGCCCAAACATATTCCGGGTACGCCATACTGGGTGATTACCAACACGAATACCGGTCGTAAACGTAGCATGGTTGAGCATATCATGCTGACGATGCAGTTCCCTGCGGAACTGACAGAGAAAGTGTGCGGAACCATCTAA
- the kdpD gene encoding two-component system sensor histidine kinase KdpD, whose translation MIDGEDRRPDPDSLLAQVGAPPRGKLKIFFGACAGVGKTYAMLQEAQRLRAQGLDILVGVVETHGRSETAALLDGLPLLPLKHFRHHGRHTVEFDLDAALARCPALILIDELAHSNVSGSRHPKRWQDVQELLDAGIDVFTTVNVQHLESLNDVVGGVTGIRVRETVPDPIFDQASEVILVDLPPDDLRQRLNEGKVYLPLQAERAVENFFRKGNLIALRELALRRMADRVDDQMRAMRAGQGREQVWHTRDAILLCIGHGTGNEKLVRTAARLAARLGSVWHAVYVETPRLHRLPEPQRRAILRALKLAQDLGAETVTLSEPDEELAVLRYAREHNLGKIVIGRHIEQRFGWWWRTRFAERLGRLGPDLDLVVVAVRDDVSAAPIKTPDARGLVEKWRMQLFGCGLATLLCALITLLASWSPFAMLEPVNLVMIYLLAVVIVALFFGRWPSVFAAVINVASFDLFFILPRGTFAVSDAQYLVTFAVMLGVGLLVGNLTAGVRYQARVARYREQRVRHLYEMSKALNRSLSSADIVEASQHFLSTTFQARIAVLLADSLHHTSSELSQPARDGQQLIVDRAIARWSFDHRAPAGAGTSTLPGVSYQILPLATTQQIFGVLAIEPNNARQLMIPEQQRLLDTFTVLIANALERLHLMQSTENARLDAEREQLRNSLLAALSHDLRTPLTVLFGQAEILTLNLASEGSPYAQQANQIRQHVLNTTRLVNNLLDMARIQSDGFNLRKEWQTPEELIGSALQQLESALAKNTIQVTLPDEMVLVYCDAGLVERVFINLLENALKYAGEQATIAISASIIPANLITDSTAPHHDAQESVLEIIVQDNGPGIELGQESMIFDKFSRGHKESSIPGVGLGLAICRAIVEIHGGRIWATSAENGGAAFHFTLPLSAPPDLEPEDIEEH comes from the coding sequence ATGATTGACGGTGAAGATCGTCGCCCGGATCCCGATAGCCTGCTGGCGCAGGTCGGTGCGCCACCGCGCGGCAAGCTGAAAATCTTTTTTGGTGCCTGTGCGGGTGTCGGGAAAACCTACGCCATGTTGCAGGAAGCCCAGCGGCTGCGGGCGCAGGGATTGGATATTCTGGTCGGCGTGGTCGAAACCCACGGCCGCAGCGAAACCGCTGCGCTGCTGGATGGACTGCCGTTGCTGCCGCTCAAGCATTTTCGCCATCACGGCCGTCACACCGTCGAATTCGATCTGGATGCAGCACTGGCGCGTTGTCCGGCACTGATTCTGATCGACGAGCTAGCGCACAGCAACGTGAGTGGATCGCGTCACCCCAAGCGTTGGCAAGACGTGCAGGAATTGCTTGATGCGGGTATCGACGTCTTTACGACGGTAAACGTTCAGCATCTGGAAAGCCTGAATGATGTGGTCGGCGGCGTTACGGGGATTCGGGTACGGGAAACCGTTCCGGATCCGATATTCGATCAGGCCAGCGAAGTCATTCTGGTGGACTTGCCACCGGACGATCTGCGGCAGCGCCTGAATGAGGGCAAAGTGTATCTGCCGCTACAGGCCGAGCGCGCCGTCGAGAATTTTTTCCGCAAAGGCAATTTGATCGCTCTGCGTGAGCTGGCGCTGCGGCGCATGGCGGATCGGGTTGACGATCAAATGCGCGCCATGCGTGCCGGACAAGGGCGCGAACAGGTCTGGCATACGCGTGATGCCATTTTGTTATGCATCGGCCACGGCACGGGTAATGAAAAACTGGTGCGAACAGCGGCACGACTGGCAGCGCGGTTAGGCAGCGTCTGGCACGCCGTTTACGTCGAAACCCCGCGTCTGCACCGCTTGCCTGAACCGCAACGGCGCGCCATTTTGCGTGCACTCAAGCTGGCGCAGGATTTAGGGGCAGAAACGGTGACGCTGTCCGAACCCGACGAGGAGCTTGCCGTTCTGCGCTACGCGCGTGAGCATAACCTCGGCAAGATCGTCATTGGTCGCCATATAGAGCAGCGCTTCGGCTGGTGGTGGCGCACACGCTTTGCCGAACGGCTCGGCAGATTGGGGCCGGATCTCGATCTGGTCGTGGTGGCCGTGCGAGATGACGTATCAGCGGCACCGATTAAAACGCCGGATGCACGCGGGTTGGTCGAGAAATGGCGTATGCAGTTGTTTGGTTGCGGACTAGCGACGCTGCTGTGCGCGTTGATCACCCTGCTCGCCTCGTGGTCGCCGTTTGCCATGCTGGAACCCGTCAATCTGGTGATGATTTATCTGCTGGCCGTGGTGATCGTCGCGCTGTTCTTTGGCCGCTGGCCATCGGTGTTCGCCGCCGTCATCAACGTCGCCAGTTTCGATCTCTTCTTTATTCTGCCGCGCGGCACGTTTGCCGTGTCAGACGCACAATATCTGGTCACTTTTGCCGTGATGCTCGGCGTCGGCCTGCTGGTCGGTAATCTGACCGCTGGCGTGCGCTATCAGGCCAGGGTTGCCCGCTATCGTGAGCAGCGCGTCCGCCACCTGTATGAGATGTCCAAAGCGCTGAACCGTAGTCTGTCCAGCGCTGATATTGTCGAAGCCAGCCAGCATTTTCTCAGCACAACGTTTCAAGCCAGGATCGCGGTTCTGCTCGCCGATAGCCTGCATCATACCTCGTCCGAGCTATCTCAACCTGCGCGAGACGGCCAGCAGTTGATTGTCGATCGTGCTATCGCCCGCTGGAGCTTCGATCACCGCGCACCTGCCGGAGCGGGCACGTCCACCCTACCCGGCGTGTCGTATCAGATTCTGCCACTCGCCACCACGCAGCAAATCTTCGGTGTGCTGGCGATCGAGCCGAACAACGCCCGTCAGTTGATGATCCCCGAGCAGCAGCGCCTGCTGGACACCTTTACCGTGCTGATCGCCAACGCGCTGGAGCGTCTGCACCTGATGCAAAGTACGGAAAATGCCCGGCTGGATGCCGAACGCGAACAGCTACGTAACTCGCTGCTTGCCGCGCTTTCGCACGATCTCCGCACGCCGCTGACCGTACTTTTTGGTCAGGCCGAGATTCTGACGTTGAATCTGGCAAGCGAAGGGTCGCCTTATGCTCAGCAGGCCAACCAGATTCGCCAACACGTTTTAAACACCACGCGACTGGTGAATAACCTGCTCGATATGGCGCGTATTCAGTCGGATGGCTTTAACCTGCGCAAAGAGTGGCAAACGCCGGAGGAGCTCATCGGCAGCGCCCTACAGCAGTTGGAAAGCGCGCTGGCGAAAAACACTATTCAGGTTACTCTACCTGATGAGATGGTTCTGGTTTATTGTGATGCAGGGTTGGTGGAACGCGTGTTCATTAACCTGTTGGAGAATGCGCTGAAGTACGCCGGAGAACAGGCCACCATCGCGATTTCAGCAAGCATTATTCCAGCAAACCTTATTACAGATAGCACCGCCCCGCATCACGATGCGCAGGAAAGCGTGCTGGAAATCATCGTGCAGGACAATGGTCCGGGGATTGAACTCGGTCAGGAAAGCATGATTTTTGATAAATTTTCCCGTGGTCACAAAGAGTCATCGATTCCCGGCGTGGGGCTGGGGCTGGCAATCTGTCGGGCGATAGTAGAAATTCACGGCGGCCGTATCTGGGCAACTAGCGCCGAAAACGGCGGTGCCGCCTTCCATTTCACCCTACCGCTGTCAGCACCGCCGGATCTCGAACCGGAAGATATTGAGGAGCACTGA
- a CDS encoding EamA family transporter yields the protein MSSWLIYALLSAVCAALVAIFGKIGLQNLDANTATAIRAVIMALFLVGVVVAQGKLALVGEVIANKKALLFIVLSGVAGALSWLFYFVALKNGNVAQVAPIDKLSVVFAVVLAVILLGEKISLMAGAGVALISAGALLVALG from the coding sequence ATGAGTAGTTGGTTAATTTACGCCTTGCTGTCTGCCGTATGCGCCGCGCTGGTCGCGATATTTGGCAAGATTGGTCTGCAAAATCTGGACGCCAATACGGCGACCGCGATTCGTGCCGTCATCATGGCACTTTTTTTAGTCGGGGTGGTGGTCGCGCAAGGCAAGCTGGCGCTGGTCGGTGAGGTTATTGCCAATAAAAAAGCGCTGTTGTTTATCGTGCTCAGCGGCGTCGCGGGGGCGCTGTCATGGCTATTTTACTTTGTCGCATTGAAGAACGGTAACGTCGCTCAGGTCGCTCCGATCGATAAGCTCAGCGTGGTCTTCGCCGTCGTGCTGGCGGTCATACTGCTGGGAGAAAAAATTTCGCTGATGGCGGGAGCTGGCGTTGCGCTGATTTCAGCAGGGGCATTGCTGGTCGCACTGGGATAA
- the kdpA gene encoding potassium-transporting ATPase subunit KdpA, producing MAADAFLLIFGLLLTVLIVAQPLGSGLARLIEGETGTLLQKFEAGTARLFALDTTEMRWQQYAAAILTLNLIGIVVLFILLMAQGALPLNPENMPRLSWHLALNTAISFVTNTNWQAYSGENTLSYLSQMIGLTVQNFLSAASGIAVAFALIRAFSRRCVDTLGNAWLDLFRITLYVLLPLSLLLALFFVSQGMLQNLLPYQHLTTLDGAAQTLPMGPVASQEAIKLLGTNGGGFFGANSAHPFENPTALSNIVQMLAILLIPTALCFAFGKAVSDNRQGHALLWAMALIFIVAAAVVMKMEVIGNPHLLALGADSATNLEGKETRFGVLTSSLYAVVTTATSTGAVNAMHDSFTALGGMVPMWLMQIGEVVFGGVGSGLYGMLLFVLLTVFIAGLMIGRSPEYLGKKIEVYEMKMTALAILIPPALVLLGTALALSTEAGRSGILNPGAHGFSEVLYAVSSAANNNGSAFAGLSVNTPFYNVLLAVAMLLGRFAVMVPVLAIAGSLVVKKRQPESKGSLSTRSPLFIGMLIAIVLLIGALTFIPALALGPVAEHLQFGLTH from the coding sequence ATGGCCGCTGACGCTTTTCTACTGATCTTTGGCCTGCTGCTTACTGTGCTGATCGTCGCTCAGCCGCTGGGCAGCGGACTGGCCCGTCTGATTGAGGGCGAAACGGGTACGCTTCTGCAAAAGTTTGAAGCGGGAACGGCGCGCCTTTTCGCTTTAGATACGACGGAGATGCGCTGGCAGCAGTATGCGGCGGCTATTCTGACGCTTAACCTGATCGGTATTGTCGTCTTGTTTATCCTGTTAATGGCGCAGGGGGCGCTACCGCTTAACCCAGAAAATATGCCAAGGCTATCGTGGCATTTGGCGTTAAACACGGCAATCAGTTTTGTCACCAACACCAACTGGCAGGCTTACAGCGGTGAAAACACGCTGAGCTACCTGAGCCAGATGATCGGGCTAACGGTACAAAACTTCTTGTCCGCCGCCAGCGGCATCGCCGTCGCTTTCGCGTTAATCCGCGCATTTTCCCGTCGCTGCGTCGACACGCTGGGCAACGCGTGGCTCGATCTGTTTCGTATCACGCTGTATGTGTTGCTGCCGCTATCTCTGCTGCTGGCGCTGTTTTTTGTCAGTCAGGGCATGCTACAGAACCTGCTGCCTTATCAGCATTTGACCACGCTGGACGGCGCAGCCCAAACGCTGCCGATGGGGCCGGTTGCCTCACAGGAAGCGATTAAACTGTTGGGCACCAACGGCGGCGGTTTCTTTGGTGCCAACTCGGCGCACCCGTTTGAAAACCCGACCGCGCTGAGCAACATCGTGCAAATGCTGGCGATCCTGTTGATTCCTACTGCACTGTGCTTCGCCTTTGGTAAAGCCGTCAGTGACAACCGTCAAGGCCATGCACTGCTGTGGGCCATGGCGCTGATCTTTATCGTCGCCGCTGCCGTGGTGATGAAAATGGAGGTCATCGGTAACCCCCATCTGCTGGCCTTAGGCGCGGACAGCGCCACGAATCTGGAAGGTAAAGAGACACGTTTTGGCGTGCTGACGTCTAGCCTGTATGCCGTTGTCACCACCGCCACCTCGACAGGCGCGGTGAATGCAATGCATGACTCCTTCACGGCTCTCGGCGGCATGGTTCCCATGTGGTTGATGCAGATTGGTGAAGTGGTGTTCGGCGGCGTCGGTTCTGGCCTGTATGGCATGCTGCTGTTCGTGCTTCTGACCGTCTTTATTGCCGGCCTGATGATTGGCCGCTCGCCGGAATATCTGGGCAAAAAGATCGAAGTCTATGAGATGAAGATGACAGCACTGGCGATTCTGATTCCGCCCGCACTGGTGCTGCTCGGCACCGCGCTGGCGCTGAGTACGGAAGCGGGACGCAGCGGCATTCTGAACCCCGGCGCACACGGCTTTAGCGAAGTGCTCTATGCAGTGTCTTCCGCCGCAAACAACAACGGCAGTGCGTTTGCTGGCCTGAGCGTCAACACGCCGTTCTATAACGTTCTGCTCGCTGTCGCGATGCTGCTGGGCCGCTTTGCCGTCATGGTGCCCGTGCTGGCTATCGCAGGTTCGTTGGTCGTGAAAAAGCGCCAGCCGGAAAGCAAAGGCTCATTGTCCACTCGCAGTCCGCTGTTTATCGGCATGCTCATCGCCATCGTTCTGCTGATTGGCGCACTGACGTTTATCCCTGCACTGGCGTTAGGGCCAGTCGCTGAACATTTACAGTTCGGCCTGACTCACTAA
- the kdpE gene encoding two-component system response regulator KdpE, with protein MQATILIVEDEKEIRRFVRQALEGEGCRVFDAETMQRGLLEAATRKPDLIILDLGLPDGDGIDYIRDLRQWSSLPVIVLSARTDEQDKIDALDAGADDYLTKPFGIGELLARLRVALRRHSNTQQETPLVSFGNITVDLLNRQVNRDDQELHLTPIEFRLLATLLANPGKVLTQRQLLTQVWGPNAVEHSHYLRIYMGHLRQKLESDPARPRHLLTETAIGYRFMS; from the coding sequence TTGCAGGCCACCATTCTGATCGTTGAAGATGAAAAAGAGATCCGTCGTTTTGTTCGTCAGGCGCTGGAAGGCGAAGGCTGTCGCGTGTTTGACGCCGAAACAATGCAGCGCGGCCTGCTGGAAGCGGCCACGCGTAAACCCGACCTGATTATTCTTGATTTGGGCCTACCGGACGGCGACGGTATCGACTACATCCGCGATTTACGCCAGTGGAGCAGCCTGCCCGTGATTGTGCTGTCTGCCCGTACCGACGAGCAGGATAAAATAGACGCGCTGGATGCCGGTGCCGATGATTATCTGACCAAGCCGTTCGGCATCGGCGAGCTGCTGGCACGATTGCGCGTCGCGCTGCGTCGCCACAGTAATACACAGCAGGAAACCCCGCTGGTGAGCTTCGGTAATATCACCGTGGATTTACTCAATCGGCAGGTGAATCGCGACGATCAGGAGCTACACCTGACGCCCATCGAATTTCGTCTGTTAGCCACACTCCTCGCCAACCCAGGCAAAGTGCTGACGCAACGTCAGTTGCTGACGCAGGTTTGGGGGCCAAACGCCGTCGAGCACAGCCACTATCTGCGCATTTATATGGGGCACCTGCGCCAGAAGCTGGAAAGCGATCCGGCAAGACCACGCCATCTCTTGACTGAAACCGCTATCGGCTATCGTTTTATGTCGTAA